The Nocardioides sp. cx-173 genome segment GCCAAGGTGACCAAGCTGTCGAAGAAGAAGCAGACGCCGGCCGTGAAGAGGCAGCTCAAGGCCGCGAAGAAGCAGCTCAAGGCGGCCAAGGCCAAGGTGGCGAAGGCCAACAAGCAGCTGACCACGGCCAAGAAGCAGCTGACGACGGCGAAGCAGAAGCTCGCGGCCGCGAACGCCGCGGTCAAGGCCGAGTGCTGACCCGCTGACGCACGGCGATGCCCCGGTCCCCTCGTGGGGCCGGGGCATCGTCGCTCCGACCTGACCCACTCCTGGAGGGACCCCCATGACCAACGCCGTCATCACCGGAAGCACGAAGGGCATCGGCTTCGCGCTCGCGCGTGAGCTGCTGCTCCGCGGCCATCACGTCGTCGTGACCGGACGCGGTCGCGAGGCCGTCGACGAGGCGGTGAAGCGCCTCGGCGCCGAGACGAGCGGCGGTGGCCGCGCGCTCGGCGTCCCGACCGACGTGACCGACCCGGCCCAGGTCCAGGCGCTCTGGGACGCGGCCGTCGCGGACCTCGGCTCCGTCGACCTGTGGGTCAACAACGCGGGGGTCGCCTACACGATGCGCACCATCGTGGAGACCACCTCCGAGGAGGTCGCCACCATGGTCGGCACCAACATGCTGGGCACCATCAACGGCTCCCAGGTCGCCGTCCGCGGCATGACGGCCGCCGGTGGGGGTCGGCTGTTCAACGTCCTCGGAGGTGGCAGCGACGGCTCGATCCGTCCCGGCATGGGCGTCTACTCGACGACCAAGCGCGGGCTGGACCTGTTCACCAGGGCGCTGGTGAAGGAGGTCGCCGGCACGCCCGTGCGCGTGGGCCAGGTGCGGCCCGGGATCCTCATCACCGACGGCTGGCTGCGCGAGGCCGCCAGCCACCCCGAGTCGGTCTCGAGCCAGCGCAAGATGCTCAACATCCTCGCCGACCACGTGGACGAGGTCGCGCCGTACCTAGTGGAGCGGATGCTCGCGAGCACCAAGAACGGCGAGGAGATCTCCTGGCTGACCAACGGGCGCATGATGCGCAAGTTCCTGCGCGGCGCCAAGGACGACAAGCTGGCCCGCTACGGCCTGTAGCCCTCACCCGAGATCCACGACCACCTTGCCGACGTTGCGCCCGCTCATCAGGCGGGAGAAGGCCACGGGGGCCTCGGCCAGGCCGACGTAGCGGTCCTCGAGGGCGACGAGGTCTCCCGACGTGAGCAGGGCGCCCACGTGCTCGGCGTGCTCCGCGGCCAGGTCGGCGTGGTCGTAGACGACCATGCCGCGCACCTGCGCCCGTGCCGTCATCACCGCGCCGGCGCGCAGCCGGGTGGGTGCGCCGCCGTTGTACTGGTCCATGAGCCCGCACAGCGAGACCCGGGCGCCGAGGGCCAGCCGCTCCATCACGACGTCGAGCGTGGCCTGGTCGCCCAGGTGCAGGTAGGCGTCGACCCCGTCGGGGCAGGCCTGGGCCAGTGCCTCGTCCAGGCCGGGGCCGCGGCGCACGGCGGCGGTGAGCCCCAGCCGGCCGGTGGCGAGGGCGGCCTTGTCGTCGGACCCGACGATGCCGACGACGCGCGCCCCCGCCCGCAGGGCGAGCCGGCCGGCGACGGCGCCGACCCCACCGGTGGCGGCGCCCAGGACGACGGTCTCACCCGCGCGCGGGCACAGCTGGCGCACGTGGGCGGCGTACGCCGTCAGGCCGGGCATGCCCAGCGCGCCGAGAGCGGCGGACACGGCGACCCCCGGCGGGACCGCGACCACCGAGACGTCGGCGCCGGGGACCACCGCCTCACTGCGCCAGCCGGTCTCGGCCAGCACCAGCCGGCCGACCTCCACGTCCGCGCACCGCGACTCCACGACCTCGCCGACCGAGCGGCCGGGCGGGACGTCACCGGGCCCCACCGGGGCGTCGCCGAAGTGCCTGCCGCCGAGGGTGGAGCGCTGGTAGGGGTCCAGCGAGAGGCAGCGGACCGCGAGCCGCACCTGACCCTCGGTCAGCGGGCTGCGGGGCAGCTGCACGAGCGCGAAGTCCGCCGGCGCCGGGACGCCGTCCGGGACGCGGGCGAGCGCGATGGCGCTCACCGACTGCGGGTCCATGCCGAGCCCCTCAGGCCGTCGGCCGGCGGAGGTAGCGCCCGACCGGCTCGCCCCCGACGACCCCGTCGGTCATCACCCGGTGTCCGCGCACGAAGGTGTCGGTCACCTTGGCGGTCAGCTCGGCGCCCTCGAACGGCGTGTACTCCTGGGTCGACTCGGAGTCGGCGGCGTGCACGGTCCACAACGCCGCGGTGTCGACCAGCGCGATGTCGGCGTCCTTGCCGATGGCGAGGGACCCCTTGGTGGCGCCCAGCCCGTAGCGCGTGGCGGGGTTGGTCGCGGTCAGCTCGGCGACGCGGCCGAGCGGCAGGCCGCGCCGGGTCCCCTCCGAGACCATGCCGGCGAGCAGGTACTCGGCACCCCCGAAGCCGGACTTGGCCAGGAAGACGTCGTCCTTCGGCTCGCCGAACTTCAGCTCCTCCTTGCAGCAGGCGTGGTCCGAGACGACCCAGTCGATCTTGCCGTCGATCAGGTAGGCCCACAGCGCCTCGACGTCCTCGCGGGGGCGCAGCGGCGGGTTGACCTTGCCGCCGACGCCGTGGGCGGTGTCGCAGTCGGCGAGCAGGTGACCGACCGTGACCTCGCGGCGGAAGTCGATGTGCGGGAAGGCGTCGGCCATCAGGAGCGCCGCCTCGACGGCCTTGCGCGAGGTCAGGTGCAGCAGGTTGATCGTGGGCAGCTCGGTCTCGTGGGCGAGGTAGGAGGCGATCGTGACCGCGAGGCCCTCGGAGTGCGGGGGGCGCGAGGCGTGATAGGCCGGGAGCCCGCTGAGGGTGCCGTCCTCCTCGACGAGCTGGGTGTAGGCGGTCATGATCTCGGCCGTCTCGCAGTGCAGGGACAGCGAGATCTGGTCGGCGATCTCGGGGAACTTCTCCCGCGCCGCCTGGATGCCGCGCATCACGAACTCGAAGTGCGCGTAGTCGTAGCGCTCGCCCTCGGGCGTCATCAGGAACGAGCTCTGGTCGGCGCTGCGCCCGTGCAGCCCGTGCCCGCCGTAGAACATGAAGATCTTGAACGACGTCACGCCGTGCTCGCCGACCAGGTCGGGGATCTCCGCGATGTGCTCCCTGCTCATCGGCGCCAGGTGGTAGGCGTAGTCGACCATCGCCCGGCCCTCGGTCAGCGACAGCACCTCGGGGAAGAAGTCGGCGTAGGCGCCGCCCTTGTTGAGGTAGTACTGCCCGGTGCGCATGTAGGTGATCGCGGTCGTCACGCCACCCTGGGCGGACGCGCGGCTCTCGCTCGCGGCGTCCTCGGCGAGCGGGTTGTAGATGCCCCAGTGCTGGTGGGCGTCGACCACGCCGGGGAACGCCACCTTCCCACCGCCGTCCACCACGCTCGCGGCCGGCTCGGCGGCCAGGCCGGCCTCGAGCCGGACGATCCTGCCGTCGCGCACGCCGATGTCGAGCGGCTGCGGCTCGGCCTCGCCCGGCACCACGACCGAGACGTTGGTGATGATCAGGTCGAGCTCGGTCATGAGGGCTCCTCGGGGGTCGTGAGGCTGGACAGCTGGGTGAGTACGGCGCTCAGGTCGCCGGCGGCGCGCAGGTCGAGCACCCCGCGGCGCACGGCGTCGGCGGCGGCCGGGTCGAGCCGGCCGGCGACGTTGTCGGTGAACTTGCGGCCGAGCTCGTCGTCACTGAGAGGGCGTGCCGGTCCACCGCGGTTGGCGAGCACCTCCTCGACGAGCTCCTCGCCGGATCCGGTGCGCAGCGTGACGACAGCGGGGAACTGGTGGGGGTAGATCGCCCCGCACCGCTGGTCGGGCACCACCTCGACGCGCGCCATCACCGCCCGCCGGGCCGGGTCCTGCGCCAGTGCGTCGGTGAAGTCGTCGAGGCCGAGGCCGAGGCCGCCGCCGCCGAAGAGCCCCGCGGTGACGGCGTACGGCGCGCTGAACTGCGCCTGGTAGCCGGTCTCCGGCGCGCGCTTGACCTCGATCGGCTCCCCGATGGTGCGGATCACCGACGGTGCGACGCCCACGGTGATGGACACGACGTCCTCCGGGGCGACCCCGCGGGCCCGGAAGGCCAGGCCGGCGTCGATCACCGCGTGGGTGAAGTGGTTGGCCGGGTAGGGCTTGAAGAAGATGCCGGGCACCGACCACTCGGTGCCGAGACCCGCCGAGACGGCGGTGGGGGAGTAGCGCCCGTGCAGCCAGGCCTCGAAGAACCCGAAGCGCCCCTCCAGCACGGTCGGGGGGCCGGTGAACCCGCGCCGCACGAGCTGGGCGGCGGCGACGCCGGCCTGGGCGGCCAGGCCGCAGTGCAGGCGCTTGACGGTCCCGCCGGTCCGGTTGGCCTCGATGATCCCCGAGGCCATCGAGGCGGTCAGCCCGAGCGCGTCGAGCACCCCCTTGCGGTCCGCGCCGTAGAGCAGCGAGGCGGCGACCGCCGCGCCCATCGCGCCGGTGATGGAGGTGGCGTGCTGGCCGTGCTCGAAGTAGACCGAGTTGCCCAGCTCCTCGTCGTAGCCGGCCATGCCGAGCCGCACGGCGACCTCGAGACCGACCGCGACCGCCCGCACGACCTGCTCCCCGGACGCGCCGCCGTGCTCGGCGGCTGCCAGGGCGGCGGGCACCACAGCGGCACTGGGGTGCAGGACGGAGGGCAGGTGGGTGTCGTCGTAGTCGAGGGAGTGCGCGAGCACGCCGTTGGCGAGCGCGGCCTGCCCCGCGGTCACCTGCGTGGGCAGCCCGATGGCCGTGGCCTGCGGGTGGCCGCCCTGGTCGACGACGTGGGCGAGGATCGCGGCGCTGGTCGGCAGCCGGTGCGCGGCCACGCACAGGCCCAGCACGTCGAGCACGCGCTGCTGCACGCTGGTCGCGACGTCGTCGGGGACGCCGTCGGTGCCGGCGGTCACCGCGAAGTCGGCGACCAGTCCGCCCAGCGTCTGCTCGCTCATCGCCCCACCACCGCGAGCGGCCGGGCCGGGGACCCGGTCGCACCGACGAGCGGCAGGGGAGACAGCACGAACAGGAACTCGTGGACCTCCTCGCGCGCGAGCTCCTCGAGGTCCATCGTCTCGATGATGTAGATGCCGTGCTCGACCAGCAGCACCCGGTGGGCCGGCAGCAGCCCGTGCCCCGCCCCCGGTGCCAGCCGCTCGAACGCGATCGTGTCGGCGCCCGCGGCGTGCACCCCGCGGCCGGCGAGCCAGGTCGCGCCGGCCTCGCCGACGCCGGGCACTCCGGAGCTCTGCCCCATGAAGAGCTCGCGGTCCCCGGCGTCGAAGTGCTGCCCCCACCCGCTGCGCACCAGCACCACGTCGCCGGCGCCGATCGTCGTGCCCTGCCGCTCGAGCGTGGCCTCGAGGTCGGCCACGGTGATCTCCTGGCCGGGCTCGAGCCGGCCGACGCCGAGGGTGCCCGGCACGTCGAGCAGCACGCCGCGGCGCACCATCGGCTCGACCGTCTGCACGCCCAGCTCGACGTAGCGTCCGCCCTGGAGCGCGGCGCCGGCGTCCAGACCGCCGTACAGCAGGCCGTCCTGGGAGACGTGCACCAGCGCGTCGACGTGGGTCCCCACGTGGGTGCCCATCGAGATCATGTCGTTGGCCGCCGAGCCGCCGTCGGCGCGCACCAGGTCACCGTGACGGCGCGGGTGGGCGTGCCAGTACGCCGGGTGGTTGGGCGACTGCGGCATGCCCACGGTCAGCGGGCGCCCGAGGTCGAGGACCCGCAGCCCGGCGGCGGCGAGGTCGAGCAGCTGGGTGGTGGCGGGGGCAGTCATCGGATCGTCTCCTGGTCGCGCAGGCGGGCGAGCTCCTCGGCGGGGACGCCGAGCTCGGTGAGGACGGCGTCGGTGTCGGCTCCGAGCGCACGGCCGGGAAACCGGACCTGCCCGGGCGTCCGCGACATCCGCCACATGACGTTGTGCTGCAGCACCCGCCCGAGAGCCGGGTCGTCGACCTCGGTGAGCATCTCGGTGGCTCGCACGTGCTCGTCCTCCACGAGGTCGCGGGCGCTGTAGACCGGGGCGACGGCGGCGCCGGCCTCCGTGAACGCGGCCACCACCTGCTCCCGGGTGCGCGCACCGATCCAGCCGCCGACCAGCCCGTCCAGCAGGTCGGCGTGCTGGGCGCGGGTGTGGCCCGAGGCGAACCACGGCTCGTCGAGGACCTCCGGGTGGCCGACCAGCACCAGGACCCGCTCGGCGATCGCCTGGGCGCTGGTCGACACCGCGACCCAGTGACCGTCGCTGGTCTCGTAGGCGTTGCGTGGCGCGTTGTTGGTCGACCGGTTGCCGTGGCGCGTGCCGACCTCGCCGGTGAGGCCGTAGACCGACGGACCGGGGCCGACGGCGGCCATGATCGGCTCCAGCAGGCTCAGGTCGACCACCTGGCCGAGGCCGCCGTTGCGCTCGCGCTCGAGCAGCGCCATCGACACGGCCGACGACGCGGCGATGCCGCAGATGGAGTCGGCCAGGCCGAACGCCGGCAGCGTGGGCGGCCCGTCCGCGGCGCCGGTCAGGTGCGCGAAGCCGCTCATCGCCTCGGCGAGCGTGCCGAACCCGGCGCGGGCGGCGTACGGGCCGGTCTGGCCGAAGCCGGTGATCCGGACCAGCACCAGCCCGGGGTTGACCTCGTGCAGCTGCTCGGGCCCGACGCCCCAGCGCTCGAGCGTGCCCGGGCGGAAGTTCTCGACCACGACGTCGGCGGTCGCGGCGAGCCGCAGGAACAGGGCCGCCCCCTCCGGCTGCGACAGGCTCAGCGCCACGGTCTGCTTGTTGCGCGAGATCTCCGACCACCAGATCGGGGTGCCGGCGAGCGCCGGGCCGTGCCCGCGCATGCCGTCGCCGGCCACCGGGTGCTCGATCTTGACGACCTCGGCGCCGAAGTCCCCGAGGATCTGGCAGGCGAGCGGGCCGGCGAGGATCGTCGAGGCGTCGATGACCCGGACCCCGCGCAGCGGGCCGGTCACGTCCGAGGCGGGCGGAGTACTCATTCCCAAGATCATATATGATCTAGAGCGTGGCAGACGAGGGGTTCGACCTGGTGGTCGTCGGCACCGGACCGGCGGGCCTGACCTGCGCCATCCGCGCCGCCCGGGGCGGTGCCCGGGTGCTCCTGGTCGAGAAGGACCGCCGCATCGGCGGCACCCTGCATCTCAGCGGTGGCCACCTCTCCGCCGGCGGGACCAGCCTGCAGCGCGAGCGCGGGATCGACGACGACCCCGAGCGGCACCTCGCCGACATCCAGCGCATCAGCCACGGCACCGGACGTCGCGACCTCATGAGCCTGGTGACCACCCACGCGCCCGAGGTCGTCGAGTGGCTCGTGGAGCGCGGGATGCCCTTCGACCCCGAGACCCCGCGACTGGTCTACGGC includes the following:
- a CDS encoding SDR family oxidoreductase encodes the protein MTNAVITGSTKGIGFALARELLLRGHHVVVTGRGREAVDEAVKRLGAETSGGGRALGVPTDVTDPAQVQALWDAAVADLGSVDLWVNNAGVAYTMRTIVETTSEEVATMVGTNMLGTINGSQVAVRGMTAAGGGRLFNVLGGGSDGSIRPGMGVYSTTKRGLDLFTRALVKEVAGTPVRVGQVRPGILITDGWLREAASHPESVSSQRKMLNILADHVDEVAPYLVERMLASTKNGEEISWLTNGRMMRKFLRGAKDDKLARYGL
- a CDS encoding MDR family NADP-dependent oxidoreductase codes for the protein MDPQSVSAIALARVPDGVPAPADFALVQLPRSPLTEGQVRLAVRCLSLDPYQRSTLGGRHFGDAPVGPGDVPPGRSVGEVVESRCADVEVGRLVLAETGWRSEAVVPGADVSVVAVPPGVAVSAALGALGMPGLTAYAAHVRQLCPRAGETVVLGAATGGVGAVAGRLALRAGARVVGIVGSDDKAALATGRLGLTAAVRRGPGLDEALAQACPDGVDAYLHLGDQATLDVVMERLALGARVSLCGLMDQYNGGAPTRLRAGAVMTARAQVRGMVVYDHADLAAEHAEHVGALLTSGDLVALEDRYVGLAEAPVAFSRLMSGRNVGKVVVDLG
- a CDS encoding dihydroorotase, whose amino-acid sequence is MTELDLIITNVSVVVPGEAEPQPLDIGVRDGRIVRLEAGLAAEPAASVVDGGGKVAFPGVVDAHQHWGIYNPLAEDAASESRASAQGGVTTAITYMRTGQYYLNKGGAYADFFPEVLSLTEGRAMVDYAYHLAPMSREHIAEIPDLVGEHGVTSFKIFMFYGGHGLHGRSADQSSFLMTPEGERYDYAHFEFVMRGIQAAREKFPEIADQISLSLHCETAEIMTAYTQLVEEDGTLSGLPAYHASRPPHSEGLAVTIASYLAHETELPTINLLHLTSRKAVEAALLMADAFPHIDFRREVTVGHLLADCDTAHGVGGKVNPPLRPREDVEALWAYLIDGKIDWVVSDHACCKEELKFGEPKDDVFLAKSGFGGAEYLLAGMVSEGTRRGLPLGRVAELTATNPATRYGLGATKGSLAIGKDADIALVDTAALWTVHAADSESTQEYTPFEGAELTAKVTDTFVRGHRVMTDGVVGGEPVGRYLRRPTA
- a CDS encoding MmgE/PrpD family protein encodes the protein MSEQTLGGLVADFAVTAGTDGVPDDVATSVQQRVLDVLGLCVAAHRLPTSAAILAHVVDQGGHPQATAIGLPTQVTAGQAALANGVLAHSLDYDDTHLPSVLHPSAAVVPAALAAAEHGGASGEQVVRAVAVGLEVAVRLGMAGYDEELGNSVYFEHGQHATSITGAMGAAVAASLLYGADRKGVLDALGLTASMASGIIEANRTGGTVKRLHCGLAAQAGVAAAQLVRRGFTGPPTVLEGRFGFFEAWLHGRYSPTAVSAGLGTEWSVPGIFFKPYPANHFTHAVIDAGLAFRARGVAPEDVVSITVGVAPSVIRTIGEPIEVKRAPETGYQAQFSAPYAVTAGLFGGGGLGLGLDDFTDALAQDPARRAVMARVEVVPDQRCGAIYPHQFPAVVTLRTGSGEELVEEVLANRGGPARPLSDDELGRKFTDNVAGRLDPAAADAVRRGVLDLRAAGDLSAVLTQLSSLTTPEEPS
- a CDS encoding cyclase family protein — its product is MTAPATTQLLDLAAAGLRVLDLGRPLTVGMPQSPNHPAYWHAHPRRHGDLVRADGGSAANDMISMGTHVGTHVDALVHVSQDGLLYGGLDAGAALQGGRYVELGVQTVEPMVRRGVLLDVPGTLGVGRLEPGQEITVADLEATLERQGTTIGAGDVVLVRSGWGQHFDAGDRELFMGQSSGVPGVGEAGATWLAGRGVHAAGADTIAFERLAPGAGHGLLPAHRVLLVEHGIYIIETMDLEELAREEVHEFLFVLSPLPLVGATGSPARPLAVVGR
- a CDS encoding CaiB/BaiF CoA transferase family protein, with the translated sequence MSTPPASDVTGPLRGVRVIDASTILAGPLACQILGDFGAEVVKIEHPVAGDGMRGHGPALAGTPIWWSEISRNKQTVALSLSQPEGAALFLRLAATADVVVENFRPGTLERWGVGPEQLHEVNPGLVLVRITGFGQTGPYAARAGFGTLAEAMSGFAHLTGAADGPPTLPAFGLADSICGIAASSAVSMALLERERNGGLGQVVDLSLLEPIMAAVGPGPSVYGLTGEVGTRHGNRSTNNAPRNAYETSDGHWVAVSTSAQAIAERVLVLVGHPEVLDEPWFASGHTRAQHADLLDGLVGGWIGARTREQVVAAFTEAGAAVAPVYSARDLVEDEHVRATEMLTEVDDPALGRVLQHNVMWRMSRTPGQVRFPGRALGADTDAVLTELGVPAEELARLRDQETIR